From the Streptomonospora nanhaiensis genome, the window CAGGACCGGGATCCGGGCCTCGTCCGCATCCAGGACCTTCCCCCGACCGAAACCCGCGCCGGCGATCCACACCCGCATACTCGCGTCCTCCCTTGGTTCTCCAGGCTCGCCGGCGCGCCGTGCCCGCGCGCCGGCGGGCGCCCCGCACGGGGCCGACCCCGCGGAGGCGCCACCGCCCCGGGCGCACCACCGGCCACCTGCGTCACCGCGCGGGGTGCTCGGGGGCGTCGCGGCGGCGTGCCGCCGCCTGGTGCGATCCTGCCACCTCACGGGTCCCCGCGGCAGCCCGCGGCCCGGCGCGCCGGGCCGTTCGCGGGCGCCCGCCACCGCCGAAAACCCTTACGGCGCAAGCCTTCTGTCCAATCCCGGCCGATGCCGTATATGCGACGTAGGCCACGGGTACCGTAGCGAAGCACACCTGTATCCGCCTCATCACCCCGATCCACGTACTACTCCGACACGCTGGTGCATATCGGACGCGTGGATTACGAATGGCTATCATCTGGGCAACGCTATGAGGACCCCTGCCCCGGGGCCCCGCGGACCCGCCCGCGACCCTGCCCCGGGGCCGCGCGGTCCGGCCGAGACGACGACGGATCAAGAGAGCTATGACCTCACAGAGCACCGCCCCAGGCGAGTTGAGCTGGCTGCTCGACGACCTCCTCACGCGCGCGCAGGGCACCCGCCACGCGATCGTCCTGTCCACCGACGGCCTGCTGATGGCCTCGTCCAGCCGCCTGGACCGCCCCCAGGCCGAACACCTGGCGGCGATCGCCTCCGGGCTGCACAGCCTGGCCTCGGGCGCCAGCAAGCAGTTCGGCGCCGGCGGCATCCGCCAGAGCATCATCGAGATGGACGACGCCTTCCTGTTCGTCGCCGCGGCCGGCGAGGGCGCGTGCATGGCGCTCCTCTCCGACACCGAGTGCGACGTCGGCCTGGTGGCCTATGAGATGAACAAGGTGATCCAGCGGGTCGGCCAGTACCTGTCCGCACCGCCCCGGCCGGACATGCCCACAACACCCGCCCACGTCGAGCGCTGAGCCGTCCCCGCCGCTGCTCCGCGCCCCCGTCCGGACGCCTCGACGGCGCCGCCGCGCTCCGCACCCTGCCCCGCGCACGGCGCCGCCCTGGGATTTCGATTTCGCCCAGGCGCCACGATCCGCTAAAGTTCAGAGGCAGCGAGAGGGACACCGGGCCACGCGAGACCGGCCGGGTCAACCCCACTCCGCGCGGACGTGGCTCAGCTGGTAGAGCATCACCTTGCCAAGGTGAGGGTCGCGGGTTCGAATCCCGTCGTCCGCTCGACGAACAAGCTCCCATGGGGCAACCCATGGCACTGCGGACGTGGCTCAGCTGGTAGAGCATCACCTTGCCAAGGTGAGGGTCGCGGGTTCGAATCCCGTCGTCCGCTCGGAGAAGCCGTAAGGGACACCCACGCCCTTGAGCACGGCTCGCGGCGGAGTGGCCGAGTGGCTTAGGCAAGGGACTGCAAATCCCTGTACACGGGTTCGATTCCCGTCTCCGCCTCCCCCGTTCGCACCCCGGTGCGACCCTTGGGGCGGTTAGCTCAGTTGGTTAGAGCGCTACCTTGACACGGTAGAGGTCACAGGTTCGAATCCTGTATCGCCCACCAGAATCACCGCAGGTCAGAATGGGTCTCTCAGAGACTTCCCTCCTCGGCTCACGCCGACGGGGGAGATATCTGGGAGATCCCTTCTGTTTTCGGAGACGGAGTCGGCCCTCCGGCCGCGCTGTCCCGGTAGCCGCCGGTACAGCACGTCCAGAAAATCCGGCAACTGCACCCACCGCTTGCCCGCCGGCGTCTTCGCCCGCGAAGCCTTGGCCAGGCGCCCACCGCTTTCACGCAAGGGGCGGCGCACAACAATGGCACGATTGACCTCGTCGTACTCCTCGACTTGCAGCCCGACCAATTCAGACCAGCGGGCACCGGTGGAGGCGTCCATGAGGGCCAAGACGAACCCGGCACGGCCGAAGGTGTGGTGCAGGCGCAACGCCGCGCGCAGCGCCTGCGTGGGAGTGGCGACGCGGCGGTCGCTCTGGTAGCCGCCGGATGATGTTCTCGATGTCGGGGTCTTCCAGCAGTTCTTGCAGCGGGCCAAGTCCGCAGACCTGCGCCAGCGCGCGCTGGGCCACCACACGCTCGGTCGATGCGTTCAGCACCGGACGGCCCTGGTTCAAGGCGCGCTGGGCGGCTTCGTCCAGTACCTGGCGGATGGTGCGCTCGGCTCGGCGGCGGTAGTCCTCGCCGCCCAGCGGCCCCTCGTCGTCAGCCGCGGCCGCGCTGAGGCGGCGCATCGCCTCCCCGGCGGTGAACCGCGCCCACTGGGCCAGCAGGTCGTCGCGGTCGAGAGTGGGGACGGGAGCGGTGTGCTCGGTGGTCATGCCGCGCCCGCTCGAAGCGGTGCCGAGGGCGGGGCGGGCACGTGGTCGGGGTGGAGCGCGTCTGCCAGTGCCGCGGCGAGGGAGCGCGCGGCGCGCAGCAGCGGGCGGCGGCCGGCGTGCGCGGCCGGTGTTCCGCTGCGAACGAAGGCGTCCGCCTTGGGGTCGGTGGGAAGGTGCTCGAGGACGGAGAGGCCGAGGGCTTGGCCGATCTGGCCGCCGTCGGGGCGGTGCCCGGTGACGACCAGTCCTAGGCGCCGCACTCCCCCGCGCAGGGCCGGCAGCGCCTCCTTGGCGCGCTTGAGCTGCGCCAGGTCGTCAGCCACCACCAGCAGTGCCGCGTCGGATGCCGCCACCAGGCGCGCGGCCGGCGACCGGGGCGTTAGGCGCCCCGCGTCCACCATCCACACCGCTTAGGTTGATGCCAGTGCCTGGGGATGCGGGGGGAGTATGGCCACGGCGCCGACGGCGCGGTCGGCGGTGGCCGGCGCCGGGCACACGAGCTGGCCGCCGGGCAGCGTCTGCGTGCAGTCCCGCAGCAGTCGGCCGCTCTGGTCGGGGCCGGGGAGGTCGTCGGCGCGGATGGCGGCCGCCAACTCGACCACCCCGGGTGATGTGGGCATGTGCCGCCAGGCGGCCACAGCGCCGCCGGAGGCGTCGGCTTCCACCATCACCGCGGGCATCTCCTGAGGCCAGGAGGCGGCCAGCGCCAGAGCCAGGGTGGTGACCCCCGGCGCGCCGCCCAGCGAGAACAGCGTGACCACCGGCATCAGCCCGCTCCCCCGTCGACCTCGACCACTGTCAGCGCGTCAGCCGAGGCCGCCCGCGCCACCGCCTCGGCGTCATCCGCCGCCAGCACCAGCTCCACCCGCATCGCGCCGTCCTCAGTGGCCTCCACTGACTGGACCCGCGCGGGGAACGCCTGCTGCTCCTGCGGAACACCGGGTTCGCCCGGAGTCGGCGCCTCCTCCACGGACGGCGGCTCTCCCTGGGTGGTGGCGGTGATGACCACGGCCACGTCGGCCCCCTGCCCCAGTGACGCCGGGGCCTGGTTGTCGGCCAGCCGCGCGCCGACCACCGCTTCATCAGGCTCGGGGTAGTCGTCCGGGCTCCCCAGCGCGTGCGGAGCGATCAGCGTGTCAGCGTGGAGCGGGCTCAGGAGCCGCTGCCCCACCAGGTCGTCCACCTGCCCGGCGGGGACGGCCGCCAGGTTCTCGGCCCCGGCGATCTCAACGACGTGGAGGTCCTCGGCCGTCAGCACGTGCCCGGCCGGCAGGTCGCGGGCGGCGGCCACCATGCCGCTGCGCTGGTCGACCTGCCCGAGCGCGGCGGCCACCGCCACCGCTCCCACCACCATCAACGCCGCGCCCAGGGCCAGCCAGCGCCAGCGGCGCGGCCCCGCGCTCAGCAACCGCTCGGGTGCCGGTGGTGTACTACTGCGCTTGCTTGTCCGTTCGGCTACTCCTGCCATCAGCTCGCTCCGGTTCAGGGTTCAGGGAACTCCTCGTTCAGGGGACGCGGTCCACCAGGCCGTGGGACTCCACCACGTCGACCTCGGCGGCCGCGGTGGTCACCAGGGGCTCCAACGCACCGCCGCCCTCGGCGGAGGACCACTCCACCTCCCACACCACCGCGACCTCCAGGTCGTAGACCCCCTCGGGCTCGGGCGTGGAGGGACGGGTGAAGGTGTGGCCGCACTCCGGGGAGGCCGCCGCCGGGTCATGCCGCCCCGTCACGAAGGGCGTGCCGGGGCCGTCGCAGGACACCGTGGTCCCGTCGCCCATGGACCAGTGCGCCGTGGTCGGCGTCGCGGTGACCTCCACCGAGCCGCCGGGCACCTCGGCCCGCGCCGACTCCGGCCGCCAGGTGTCCTCCTCCACCCACAACCAGACCGGTACGTGCACCAGCACCGGCTGACCGGTCGAGGGGGACGTGGTGATCTGCGGGGTCGGCGGCCACAGTGCGTCACGGGCCGCATCGATGGCCGAGGCCGCCGTGATGACCGCCGTGTCGCCGAGATCCTCCTGGCCGACGAGCGTCTCGCATTCCTGCGTGCCCAGGCCGGTCTCCTCGCATGTGGGGGCGGCCTGCACGGCCCCGGTGCCCGGAGCGCTGGTCGCGCCCCCGTCCGCATCGGGGCGGGCGTTGGAGGGATGGGCGCCGGACTCGGCTTGGGCCTCGCACCCCAGCGCGTCGCACTGCGCGTTGCCGTCGAAGTAGTCGGGGTCGGCCCAGGCGAGGGACCCGCCGCCGGCCACGAAGCCGAGCGCGAGCCCGCCGACGACCACGGTGCGGTCGCGGGTCAGCATGACCCCGCCTGGCCCAGCAGCAACTCCGAGACCTTCCAGGTCTGGCCGTCGCGGCTGACGGTGGCCTCGGCCTGGCGCCGGATGGGCTCCCGCGGGCTCTCCTCCACGAGTTCGCCGCTTTCGGCGTCCTCCTGCAACCAGGCGGTGGTGTCGACGCAGTCGCGGATGACGACCGCGGCCGCCTCGGCATCGACATTGTCGGCCTCCGGAGAGTGCACGGGGGCGCCCCGCGCCACCACACCGTCCTGGGCCCGCGCCTTCAGGCTCTCGCTCGCGAAGTCCAGCGCCTGCCCGGTGGCGTAGGGCTCAAGCGCCGCGTAATCGGGGTCGGTGGTCCGCGACTGCTCGGCGATCACCGCCCACATGCCCTCGTAGACGGCCAGTGCCTCCTCCTCGGGCGCAGCGGCACTGGCCGAGGGCGACGGCGAGGCGCTTGTCTCGGTAGGAGGGTCGGCAGACGCGCCCGAACACGACACCAACACCGTGGTCAACAGCACCGATACGGCCGCCACCGCCGCACCCCGCCCACGAGTCATCGGCAACCCCGCTGCGCTCTCGTGCATCACTCTCTTCGGATTACCGAAAGTAATACGACAGTCACACAAATCCAAGGGGTTGGCATCGCCGAATTCGCGCGGGGGTCAAATGCGCCGTATTGGGAGCATCGCCACTCCGCGGCCAGGCCATCTCCTGCCCGCATCACCGGCGAACTTCTCTATCGAGATGCAAATGGACTGTATCCAGGAATACTATGGGTAACAGCACAGAAGATATTGCAATGCACGCATTTACCCTATTTTTCCTGTGCCATCCTTAATGCACCGACATATGCCTGGCAGCGCGGTTCGAGCGGCGACTTAGGCGCCTGGGGCATGGGCGCTCGGTCGTGGTGCCCCCTCACGGTGAGGGGAGACATGGGGCCCGCAGGTGGCAGCCCGGCCAACGGGCCTGGTGTTCCAGTCCGTCATTCTCCTTCCGCCCAGTGCCGAATCATTCTCTGACGTGCCGTTTTACCCGCGAGGGCGCACCCACCAATACCGTTCGACCCCGCCGTGCACCGCGTAGGCCCGAAACCACCGAGCACCTACGGAGCACCATGACCGCGACGGCGTCCGTCCTAGACTTCGCCAGCATCCTCGAATAGCCACGTGAATGTGAACATATGGGTACGCCTCGTAGGTTCAGTGGGTGCCCTCTGCACCACCACGTACCCGAGCGATCTTGAAGATGGCCACAGGACCCAAGAACGGTGATGGACCACTAGTAAGGGGATAGTCCTGACCCATACCGGCGTAGAGGACGAGCCCGTCCCCTGACAGCTCTTTCAAGATTTCAGTGATGCTCCGCTGCGCGTCCCGTACCTCAGAACGAGAGTACTCGATATCTGACGATATATCACTCCAGTCACGGAAGGCTTGCACCGCACTATCAATGACATCCTGTTCCTCGTCTGAGCAGTCGTCTGGCTCGATGTGTTCTAACCACCCCAGGCAGCCAGAGAGGATAGGCCAAAGATCCCGCCCCGTCTTCACATGGTTGAGCGCCACGACATGAGGCTCTGGGTCGTCCACCGTAATGACATCGATAATTCGATCGACCTGATCCCTTTTCAGCTTGCTGATCACATCGGCAAGCGTCTTGATCCCCCACACTTCAATAATGACGCCCCTGTACAAGGGGCGAAGTTCGTTGTCGATGAATTGGTCAACTTCGCCTGGTGCCGTATCGTTTGTGAGGAAACGCCATACCCTCACGTCACGGTGCTCCTGGAGGCAGCCCTCCAAATCTCTGCGGATCTTTGCCTTGGTTCTATCAATCCGCTCGCCGCGCGTGGCGTGTGCCGCGAAGAACACCCGAGCTTTAGGGCAGTATCCGTCATTCTTGGTGTCCCCCTTCGGACCGGCGGCCCGCACGGGTTCATAGTCACCCGGGTACAACTCCATGCCGAGACGGTCCATGCAATCCTGGAAGGCGTTGCCCTCAAGCCGAAGCAACTGGCCTTCAACGAGTTTCCGCAGCGAGTTCTGATCCATAGGAGTCATTATTCCGATCATCCGCCCCACATCCGCTGGGGGCGGACTTACAGTGACGTGCTCGGCTGTGGAGCCGGGCCGGCGAGTGGCGAGGCAGCCGAGGACCCCGCGCAGCGTGTCGGCGTCCTCGGTGTCCTGCGCGGTCTCGGGGGCGGCAAACTGGTGCAGAAGCGCGTATGAGGCGGGGTGCGGCTGAACTGGGACGGTTGTGGATGCTGGTGCCGTGGCGGCGCCGGTCAATCAGTCACGCCTCGGTCAGGATGTTGAGGTCGTGGCTGACGCTGTGCGCGCTCGGGGTAACGCGGCGGCGAGGTCTCCGGCGCGCACGCCCTCGGAGGGGCGGCGCCACGTTCAAGGCGCGCGCCTTTGCGCGTTCCTCCATAACGAAAGCAATGGAAAGTGCCTTAAAAAACCGGTCCAGTTATACGAGAATTGGACTCCACAACATTCTAAGTACGTGCGGATATTTCTCACGGCACATATTGACTGGTCCTGAAAAGGTGGGTGTAGATGTCGGTGCCCTACCCGGCGTGCCCTGCAACCAGCACAGGGAGGGAATCCGCATGCAGCCCCACCGGCCCACACCCGCCAATCCGCCTCCGAACACCCTCTGCCGCATCCTCGCCACGTCCGATCCCTCCCAGGTCGGCGCCGTGCGCGCGTGGATCGCCGAGGCCACCGTCGAGGAGGCACGCAGCCACGACATCCAGCTCGTGGCCGGTGAACTCGTCGCCAATGCTCTAACCCACTCGAGTTTCCCGGCACCGCCCGGCCCGATCGGGATGATCGCTCTGCGTCAGAGCGCCCACCACGTCGAAGTTCGGGTCACCAACCACGCCCCACGGCCCGGGTCGGTACCGCTGCCCCGTCCAGCCGACCCCGACGCGGAGTCCGGGCGAGGACTGCTCCTCGTGGCGGCCCTCGCCGACATATGGGGCTGGCACCGTGAAGACACCCGGATCACCGTGTGGGCACGCTTCCACCGCTGCGGCGGTGCCCAGTGGTGGGCCTGCGCGGTCGGGGCCGCACGTCCGTGCGCACTCCGCGCCACGCCCGCGTCTCCCCCGCCGTCAAACCCCGCACATCGGCCGCTGCCCAACCGGTGTTCGACGCCGCCGCCAGCGCCCGCGCCTTGGCGCAAGCCCTTCGAGCGCGCGGCCGACAGCGGGTCTACGGTGTGGCCGATCCCTGCGTCTCGGTGGTCTCCATCCCGCAGGCCACCGTGTGGTGTCGCGGCGGCATGCTGGTCTGGCGCGACGCCTTGGGCAGGCGTGTGCAGATCTTCGCCGAGGAGATCGACCACGCCGTAGCGCTCCTGCTCGCCGCCCCCTGAGACCTTCACCCGCCAGGCGCGGCAGTCTGTCGAGAACGCCGCAGGGCCCGCAGCCAGCCCGGGCTCTATCGATGGCTGCCCGCCACGCCGCCGGGGAATGAACCACCGTCCCGAGCAGCGTCCGCCTCCGCCCGGGACACCCACAGAGACCTCTGAACTGGCCTGTCAGCAATGTGTCGGCGGCCGGTCACCGTTTTGATGAGACCGCCCGGCGCGGTGAGGGGCGCCGCTTCGCACGGCCCAGTCCAGCCTTCGCACCCGGGCGGTAATGACCGCCTCACCTGGCCTGTCAGCGACAGGTCCTCGGTAAGTCACCAACCCCGTCGGCTGCGGCGTTCTATGAGCGCCGCAGCCGCTCGCCTCCAAACCAGCGTTTCGGAAAGGATCCGGCCGTGCCCTGCCATCCCCCCTCCGACGACACCGCGCACAATCACCACGCCCGGGAGCCGGACACCTTCGCCGACGTCCTGCAGCGGCTTCCTGAACTCGGCCGCGTCCTTTACACCGGCTCCGCCAAGCACACGCGCCGCCTGGATGAGACCACCGGCGCCAACCGGGGAGTGTGGGCGCGCAAGACATGGCGGGCGCTGCGCTGCATGAACGCCTACGCATCCGCCAAAGCCGGGACGCCTCCCTATGCGGGCGCCCTCATCGACTTCTGCGGCGATCCGGACGTCTCGGCGGACCTGGCCATGCCCGTACGGCAGATCGCGCCGAGAGAATCCGCTCACGTCAACGCAAAATGGGAAAACGAGCGTGTTTTCCCCGTCCCAACACGGGTGCGCCGCCGCGGCGCGGCTCGGATGCAGGCCCACATCAA encodes:
- a CDS encoding roadblock/LC7 domain-containing protein produces the protein MTSQSTAPGELSWLLDDLLTRAQGTRHAIVLSTDGLLMASSSRLDRPQAEHLAAIASGLHSLASGASKQFGAGGIRQSIIEMDDAFLFVAAAGEGACMALLSDTECDVGLVAYEMNKVIQRVGQYLSAPPRPDMPTTPAHVER
- a CDS encoding SAF domain-containing protein, with translation MAGVAERTSKRSSTPPAPERLLSAGPRRWRWLALGAALMVVGAVAVAAALGQVDQRSGMVAAARDLPAGHVLTAEDLHVVEIAGAENLAAVPAGQVDDLVGQRLLSPLHADTLIAPHALGSPDDYPEPDEAVVGARLADNQAPASLGQGADVAVVITATTQGEPPSVEEAPTPGEPGVPQEQQAFPARVQSVEATEDGAMRVELVLAADDAEAVARAASADALTVVEVDGGAG